In Puniceicoccus vermicola, a single window of DNA contains:
- a CDS encoding DUF4434 domain-containing protein — protein MKAKQIIFLLSCALACLPSLWSEPPSEFPWTRPASFTEEQNSLFDELLEQEQRRKPEAAKMVQENPAKAVTLVEDDESYPTPTAAPRNSPVIGTFIQLSREWSKLETEDWNQLFDIIEYAGLETIIIQWTASEEIAYFEPAPEQYTETYPVLNHLFEALEGRNLQVVLGLSSDPDYWTNISTRNDVRDVYFRVRNTHDLRVQEALLELFGDNSNWTGYYLSEEIDDINWREPADEAVFHQFLLRAGRIIQERDEDRPVSISSFFRKRTAPSTYATNLYRLMTNTVVSRLWIQDGIGVFPLSSSLIEPYFQTLSRQFTGNPTQLGVVVELFETTSKPDEPFQASPALASRVKNQLKNASMLGGPIVLFSLLDYADPRKGGNEKEIYEVICQWNLQNKPISDSQSPSSPTPAEPSATKPPKPVESPPPEEVDSAETQIQNPGLPTPEVEPKPEITPLSGLRKPKS, from the coding sequence ATGAAAGCGAAACAGATAATTTTCCTCCTCTCGTGCGCCTTAGCCTGTCTCCCCTCTCTTTGGTCTGAACCGCCAAGCGAATTCCCTTGGACCCGGCCGGCCTCCTTCACCGAAGAACAAAACTCTCTCTTTGACGAGCTGCTCGAACAGGAACAACGGCGCAAACCCGAAGCCGCAAAAATGGTTCAAGAGAATCCTGCGAAGGCAGTCACTTTGGTCGAGGACGACGAATCCTACCCCACACCCACCGCTGCCCCCCGAAATAGTCCGGTTATCGGCACCTTCATCCAGCTCTCTCGGGAGTGGTCGAAACTGGAGACAGAGGACTGGAACCAACTCTTCGACATCATCGAATACGCCGGCTTAGAGACAATCATCATCCAATGGACCGCCTCCGAGGAAATCGCTTACTTCGAGCCCGCCCCCGAGCAATACACGGAAACCTATCCTGTTCTCAACCACCTCTTCGAAGCCTTGGAAGGACGAAACCTTCAGGTCGTTCTCGGATTGTCCTCGGACCCCGACTACTGGACGAACATCTCCACCCGCAACGACGTCCGCGATGTCTACTTCCGCGTACGCAATACTCATGACCTCCGGGTCCAGGAAGCGCTCCTTGAACTTTTTGGAGACAACTCCAACTGGACCGGCTACTATCTTTCCGAGGAAATCGACGACATCAATTGGCGGGAACCCGCCGATGAAGCAGTGTTTCACCAGTTTCTTCTCCGAGCCGGACGCATCATTCAGGAAAGGGATGAGGATCGACCTGTATCCATTTCCTCCTTTTTCCGGAAACGCACTGCCCCCTCAACCTACGCGACCAACCTCTACCGTCTCATGACCAACACCGTGGTCAGTCGACTTTGGATCCAGGACGGAATCGGAGTATTCCCTTTGAGCTCTTCTCTGATCGAACCCTACTTCCAGACCCTTTCACGCCAGTTCACCGGCAACCCAACTCAACTGGGCGTCGTCGTGGAGTTGTTTGAGACCACCTCGAAACCCGACGAACCCTTCCAAGCCTCACCCGCCCTCGCCTCGCGGGTCAAAAACCAGCTGAAAAACGCCTCCATGTTGGGTGGCCCCATCGTCCTTTTCAGTCTCTTGGATTACGCCGACCCCCGCAAAGGTGGAAATGAAAAGGAGATCTACGAGGTCATTTGTCAGTGGAACCTCCAAAACAAGCCAATCTCCGATTCCCAAAGTCCCTCCTCTCCAACACCGGCTGAGCCTTCTGCGACGAAACCACCAAAACCCGTAGAGTCCCCGCCACCAGAAGAAGTCGACTCCGCCGAAACTCAGATCCAAAATCCCGGTCTCCCAACCCCCGAGGTCGAGCCGAAGCCCGAAATCACGCCCCTCAGCGGCCTCCGCAAGCCGAAGAGCTGA
- a CDS encoding DUF2293 domain-containing protein produces MPETIEVRPSPKPRHVFTVQGNLLAVPAGWELLPPGDAALSRRIKADGPHWIVKEKKGRKVFSRGIWAPAKRIEALRLALETERADPAYTRKLEQSRARRARQESAYQEDFKQALIDYLGFHPRYELLAKRLADLIGNHATPVGSGTVARTQRIPIEKRAEAATIAWLRHQTTAYDHMHIPRQKGARREVRRMLAQESKCLLAGYRQGTRIDVENCPLQKALQTSDR; encoded by the coding sequence ATGCCCGAGACGATCGAAGTTCGCCCCTCCCCGAAACCGCGTCACGTCTTCACGGTCCAAGGGAATTTGCTGGCCGTCCCCGCGGGCTGGGAACTGCTGCCGCCCGGCGACGCGGCGCTGAGTCGCCGCATTAAGGCGGATGGTCCGCACTGGATCGTGAAGGAGAAGAAAGGCCGGAAGGTATTCTCCCGCGGCATCTGGGCCCCGGCGAAGCGGATCGAGGCTCTACGCCTCGCCCTGGAAACGGAACGCGCGGATCCGGCCTACACCCGCAAACTGGAACAATCCCGCGCCCGACGCGCCCGTCAAGAATCCGCCTACCAGGAAGATTTCAAGCAAGCCCTGATCGACTATCTCGGCTTCCACCCCCGTTACGAATTGCTGGCCAAACGGCTCGCCGACCTCATTGGAAATCACGCCACCCCGGTCGGCAGCGGCACCGTCGCCCGCACTCAGCGCATCCCCATCGAGAAACGCGCCGAGGCCGCCACCATCGCCTGGCTCCGCCACCAAACCACGGCCTACGACCACATGCACATCCCCCGACAGAAAGGTGCGCGCCGTGAAGTTCGGCGCATGCTCGCCCAAGAATCCAAATGCCTCCTCGCCGGCTACCGACAGGGCACCCGCATCGATGTGGAAAACTGCCCTTTGCAAAAAGCGCTTCAGACCAGCGATAGATAA
- a CDS encoding DEAD/DEAH box helicase, producing MADQDNVGQSGGLQLDEDGQELRPQLVLPPNLQKAIERSGQAVVKLELRVGEESVAPENLDRGAGYAFSEGAAKVLWMLENWCGRWPGSILQLSTERLQELRSMAGGEPIFKMHGSDEPLQAFSEPLLWLAEQARKSKEGQPSPAAKPKPAVRKPAASSARNVRSEESSGVTPGTIDGSEHFLAIQLPSPEHSAYEEVRERVKSDRFKLEPSNRKWWLRDRARVLEFLAKHGDDIEYRWRLKPTDNFRKRTSKIRYLEPKISVKASGKNEGEYTVAVDWKGASEEEVLDAVRKGKSHVESGKRVYLVKPEKVEEVRQLKEKVRAASGAMDPFASFSESNGKFRVKGEALPVVEETLSEIDPEWVSPEEWKESVKRLRDPDAVEIPDLPDSIGSRLRGYQKIGVAWFWNLHQNRLGGLLADEMGLGKTVQSLGLLGTLARTATKPALVICPASLVENWVHEAREFLPSLRAHGYRGASRDLDFPSLGGNDLIVTSYGTLRADRALFLKTEFSTVIADEAQHFKNPSTETARVIRRLQGESRFALTGTPIENSIADLAGIGRFALPTLFGGRRPTSKLDVETTMAQVRPYLLRRTKAEVLTDLPEKWESRRFVALSDEQESLYREIRAKTEQRLYALRAAGAKGGRMTAELWTELLRLRQATAEPRILNPDLPRKASAKAEGLMEIIKEAMDGGSRLLVFSQFTKTLGWLRQDLEAEGIAYAYLDGSTRNRQALVDRFNEDESIPVFLLSLKAGGTGLNLTGADTVVHYDPWWNPAAEAQATDRAHRIGQTRKVQSIKLIGTGTVEEKVLQMQDEKRELLGNLFGGEGDSESVMNLESLVELLES from the coding sequence ATGGCAGACCAGGATAATGTAGGACAATCGGGAGGACTTCAACTTGACGAGGATGGGCAGGAATTGCGCCCTCAGTTGGTCCTTCCACCGAATCTGCAGAAGGCCATTGAGCGTAGTGGCCAAGCGGTGGTGAAGCTGGAGTTGCGGGTGGGTGAGGAGTCGGTGGCGCCGGAAAATCTTGATCGGGGAGCGGGCTATGCCTTCTCGGAGGGGGCCGCCAAAGTGCTGTGGATGCTGGAGAACTGGTGTGGACGCTGGCCGGGGAGTATTCTTCAGCTTTCGACCGAGCGTCTGCAGGAGTTGCGATCGATGGCGGGTGGGGAGCCGATTTTTAAAATGCACGGGTCTGACGAGCCTTTGCAGGCTTTTTCGGAACCGTTGCTCTGGCTCGCCGAGCAGGCGCGCAAGAGTAAGGAGGGGCAACCCTCTCCGGCAGCGAAGCCGAAGCCGGCGGTGAGGAAACCCGCGGCCTCTTCGGCGCGGAATGTGCGTTCGGAAGAGTCCTCGGGAGTCACTCCGGGAACGATCGATGGATCGGAGCATTTTCTGGCGATTCAGTTGCCGTCTCCCGAGCATTCCGCCTACGAGGAGGTCCGGGAGCGAGTGAAGTCCGACCGCTTCAAACTGGAGCCGTCCAATCGCAAATGGTGGTTGCGTGATCGAGCGAGGGTGTTGGAATTTTTAGCGAAACACGGCGATGACATTGAATATCGCTGGCGCCTGAAGCCGACGGACAATTTTCGCAAACGCACGTCCAAAATCCGCTATCTCGAGCCGAAGATTTCGGTGAAAGCGAGCGGAAAGAATGAGGGTGAATATACGGTCGCCGTCGATTGGAAGGGGGCCTCGGAGGAAGAGGTCCTCGACGCCGTGCGCAAAGGGAAATCGCACGTCGAGTCCGGGAAGCGCGTTTATCTGGTGAAGCCGGAGAAAGTAGAGGAGGTACGCCAGCTGAAAGAGAAAGTTCGGGCGGCGAGCGGGGCGATGGATCCCTTTGCCTCTTTTTCCGAATCCAATGGCAAGTTTCGCGTCAAGGGCGAGGCCCTGCCCGTGGTCGAGGAAACGCTGTCGGAGATCGACCCCGAATGGGTTTCCCCTGAGGAGTGGAAGGAGAGTGTGAAGCGTCTGCGCGATCCGGATGCCGTGGAGATTCCGGATCTTCCCGATTCGATCGGATCGCGACTGCGTGGATACCAGAAGATCGGAGTGGCTTGGTTCTGGAATCTACACCAGAACCGTCTCGGGGGATTGCTGGCCGATGAGATGGGGCTCGGGAAAACCGTCCAGAGTCTCGGGTTGCTGGGAACCCTCGCCCGTACCGCGACCAAACCGGCCTTGGTCATCTGCCCGGCTTCGCTGGTCGAGAACTGGGTGCACGAGGCCCGCGAGTTCCTGCCCTCGCTGCGTGCGCATGGATACCGTGGGGCATCGCGGGATCTCGATTTTCCGTCTCTGGGCGGCAACGATTTGATCGTGACCTCGTATGGAACTCTCCGGGCCGACCGAGCCTTGTTCCTGAAAACGGAATTCTCGACGGTGATTGCCGACGAGGCTCAACATTTCAAAAATCCTTCGACCGAGACGGCACGCGTCATTCGTCGACTGCAGGGTGAGTCTCGCTTCGCTCTTACGGGGACGCCGATCGAGAACTCGATTGCCGACTTGGCGGGCATTGGTCGTTTCGCCCTGCCCACTCTTTTCGGCGGGCGGCGGCCGACGTCGAAGCTCGATGTCGAAACGACGATGGCGCAAGTGCGCCCCTATCTTCTCCGCCGGACCAAGGCCGAGGTGCTGACCGATCTTCCGGAGAAGTGGGAATCGAGACGTTTCGTAGCCCTGAGCGACGAGCAGGAAAGCCTCTACCGAGAGATCCGGGCCAAGACCGAGCAGCGCCTCTACGCCCTTCGGGCCGCCGGGGCCAAGGGCGGCCGGATGACCGCCGAACTCTGGACAGAGCTGTTGCGTCTGCGTCAGGCAACGGCGGAGCCACGCATTCTCAATCCCGATCTGCCCCGGAAGGCGTCGGCGAAGGCCGAGGGCCTTATGGAAATTATCAAAGAAGCGATGGATGGCGGCAGTCGTCTCCTCGTCTTCTCCCAGTTTACGAAGACGCTCGGGTGGCTCCGACAGGACCTGGAGGCCGAGGGCATCGCCTACGCCTATCTCGACGGTTCGACCCGAAATCGGCAGGCGCTGGTCGATCGTTTTAATGAAGACGAGTCCATTCCGGTGTTCCTTCTCTCCCTAAAGGCTGGCGGGACCGGGCTGAATCTGACCGGAGCCGATACGGTGGTTCATTATGATCCGTGGTGGAATCCCGCCGCCGAGGCGCAGGCTACCGACCGAGCCCACCGGATTGGCCAGACCCGTAAGGTGCAGTCGATCAAACTCATTGGAACGGGGACGGTAGAGGAAAAAGTTTTGCAGATGCAGGACGAGAAACGGGAGCTGCTCGGCAATCTCTTTGGCGGGGAAGGGGACTCCGAGTCGGTGATGAACCTGGAATCCTTGGTCGAGCTTTTGGAAAGCTGA
- a CDS encoding PEP-CTERM sorting domain-containing protein: MNHQISYFPIARVFRSRIRISVAAILAVVLNSPTMGQLSTSGGYSASEVFSTGGDAIVSYRTGADGNLYYMTAISGYLMGGVYRWDGVSSSSVFSPPSDGKVYYNGASVVSVNNTVYFNYSTSSPGYYVRGYNTSTNSLGSATETPNYALASGGAANPSSLWIDSGSSGGTDLSYANTDSDGAIIGGVTSIGTVAGNSGPLGFDSAGNLYYAQGYGASNLYGWSAVQVASAISDPVNNALSVANAVLAYDWSSGYAGYGGSSIAFDDAGDLYLTLTDFMNSSVLVQFAMDGFSVSGSTEIASSSGRLGEVVFEDGQLFVANDDGIYSLVQVPEPAHAALFLLSAVAVFVVRRRKREGVS; this comes from the coding sequence ATGAACCATCAGATTAGTTATTTTCCGATCGCCCGGGTTTTCCGGTCGCGCATTCGTATTTCCGTAGCGGCCATCCTTGCTGTCGTTCTGAATTCACCGACGATGGGACAGTTGAGCACGTCGGGAGGGTATTCGGCGAGTGAGGTGTTTTCGACGGGTGGAGACGCGATCGTGTCGTATCGAACGGGGGCTGATGGAAATCTTTACTATATGACCGCGATTTCGGGCTATCTGATGGGTGGAGTTTATCGTTGGGATGGAGTGAGTAGTTCTTCTGTATTCTCGCCTCCTTCGGATGGAAAAGTGTATTACAATGGAGCGAGTGTCGTTTCAGTGAACAATACGGTTTATTTTAATTATAGCACTAGCTCTCCTGGCTACTATGTGAGAGGTTATAACACTTCCACAAACTCGTTGGGGAGTGCTACGGAGACCCCAAATTATGCTTTGGCTTCTGGGGGCGCTGCGAATCCAAGCTCGTTGTGGATCGATAGTGGTTCGTCGGGCGGGACAGATTTGAGTTATGCCAATACAGATTCCGATGGGGCGATCATTGGTGGTGTTACTTCAATAGGAACGGTCGCGGGCAATTCTGGGCCCTTGGGGTTTGATAGTGCCGGCAACCTTTACTACGCGCAAGGGTATGGAGCCAGTAACTTGTATGGGTGGAGTGCGGTCCAAGTTGCCTCGGCAATTTCCGATCCGGTCAATAACGCGCTTTCCGTCGCCAATGCGGTTCTGGCCTATGATTGGAGCTCAGGTTATGCTGGATACGGAGGGTCCAGCATCGCCTTCGATGACGCAGGAGATCTTTATTTAACTCTGACCGACTTCATGAATTCATCGGTACTCGTCCAGTTTGCCATGGACGGTTTCTCGGTGTCAGGATCTACCGAAATCGCCAGTTCCTCCGGCCGTCTGGGGGAAGTCGTTTTTGAAGACGGACAGCTATTTGTTGCGAATGATGACGGGATCTATTCTCTGGTTCAAGTGCCGGAACCCGCGCATGCAGCCTTATTTCTCCTGAGTGCCGTGGCTGTCTTTGTCGTTCGTCGTCGTAAGCGTGAGGGAGTTTCGTAA
- a CDS encoding type II secretion system protein, whose translation MRRHRVSAFTLIELLLVVAVIGLLGSISVVAVRKVRFQAHKGESASNIRQLAVANQMYAADHGRFAPNSNVADDIHWHGRRGDDGKFTGEGGYLSEYLEGNRVRFCPVLEEYVESEEGVEFDEGTGGYGYNSTYVGGDPLQLDKKVDRNAQRGSLTPWWASGSRRNYIDQPSRVVMFTSTALVKNGGIVETGTSAPYKSISRGGRLRSVMTPTVHFRFNGEALVAWADGHVTFEEPNEASIAHNVYGDDNSMFMVGWFGPIEWNGYWNPNYEEERAY comes from the coding sequence ATGAGGAGGCACCGAGTTTCAGCATTCACTTTGATTGAACTGCTCCTCGTCGTGGCGGTGATTGGCCTCTTAGGTTCGATTTCTGTGGTTGCCGTGAGAAAGGTACGCTTTCAGGCCCACAAAGGAGAGTCCGCCAGCAATATTAGACAATTGGCCGTGGCGAATCAGATGTACGCGGCCGATCACGGTCGATTTGCGCCGAATTCCAACGTCGCAGACGATATCCACTGGCATGGACGCCGAGGTGATGATGGAAAGTTTACCGGAGAGGGAGGTTACCTAAGCGAATACTTGGAAGGGAACCGAGTTCGATTTTGTCCTGTTCTTGAAGAGTATGTCGAGTCCGAGGAGGGAGTTGAGTTCGATGAGGGGACGGGAGGTTACGGCTACAATTCTACCTATGTTGGTGGGGATCCTCTTCAATTGGATAAGAAGGTAGATCGGAATGCACAAAGGGGAAGCCTGACGCCTTGGTGGGCGAGCGGGAGTCGCCGCAACTATATTGATCAACCGTCGAGAGTGGTGATGTTTACTTCTACAGCTTTAGTGAAAAACGGAGGAATCGTGGAGACGGGTACGAGTGCTCCCTATAAATCCATATCGCGTGGAGGACGTTTGCGTTCAGTGATGACCCCGACGGTGCATTTTCGTTTCAACGGGGAGGCTCTTGTCGCTTGGGCAGATGGCCATGTGACTTTCGAGGAACCAAACGAAGCGTCTATCGCGCACAATGTTTACGGAGACGACAACTCCATGTTCATGGTCGGTTGGTTTGGTCCAATTGAATGGAATGGCTATTGGAATCCGAATTACGAGGAAGAGAGGGCTTATTGA
- a CDS encoding tetratricopeptide repeat protein gives MHKSLSGKFLATTLLTLWVACRQAWGIQLPPSDYEYSWLERQEINFENQQLTVELEPAVASEDWEKAEAILREAIENDPNNNALKGRLLTVLAEAGEYQEGLDLAYPLLEQNPRYTPLIIYIGNLENSLGNRETAAKAWTYVLALPNTPKDDRQYAAKSLYFDALATQNLEVALESSRIWAQLERSYASNLQYASALWKTGDRDESIEVLTRAVELAKPDERGQAEFYLAYTLLKLDRNAEAKKWFTKIATDSKVRDDRYRAALQLAYLNIAEGNMEAARQWLDSAAIDGEKDENWKKLYSQTLIQGGNPEATLAAVGNFFDSDQASFLTLLSFQFLRNGYEGLAYHYITMAADKSGLPENREADYWANRSYMAEKQDNFEDALDSINKALARDPSRVDWKIVRVRSLFMLGQSELALKEARILEQEVEKLPPSPENTRILNEAIDLAANSLLAEKKYRDVLKIADRFQDVYTGTGIYRTKALAQYYLEDYDDANDSFEEYFRLVPDPSPEALVEYGYLQEKRKEWDLATEAFTQAVQRNPYDLRSWETLTFVLVKAVENSEAVKTAKETIFLKSETLPSAEDKEQGDIEQSIINYKTLIADIERTWGFQAFANYNEFIPDGNDVFVTRDSALPAELGAQISYRPPVIGFRDYRTFDVFLRVIGQFDDNSIRPNEDTWQGGLGAEWKPFKTLNYVTSLEYLFKIGDQSRDGWLWRNRASYTYGDYPRESEIWWPTVALYGEAAWLFDREWQDQELSLYTEDRIGISWKLKNNISLTFPQVQGAARYLVDGYTDRSSYYYGGFGANLRYTQDQNDDQTNDWYVDFYLHYDWGRFLNADAQPTGDRFDGWAAGIRFYR, from the coding sequence ATGCATAAGAGCCTTTCAGGAAAGTTCCTCGCCACGACGCTACTCACGCTATGGGTCGCCTGCCGACAGGCATGGGGGATTCAGCTCCCTCCCAGCGACTATGAATATTCATGGCTCGAGCGCCAGGAGATCAATTTCGAGAACCAGCAACTCACCGTAGAGCTCGAACCCGCCGTCGCCTCGGAGGATTGGGAAAAAGCGGAAGCGATTCTTCGCGAGGCAATTGAGAATGACCCCAACAACAACGCCCTCAAGGGACGATTGCTGACGGTTCTAGCCGAAGCCGGAGAATACCAGGAAGGGCTCGATCTCGCCTACCCGCTTCTTGAGCAAAACCCGCGCTACACCCCCCTGATCATCTACATTGGAAACCTTGAGAATAGTCTTGGAAACCGAGAGACCGCCGCGAAAGCTTGGACCTACGTCCTCGCCCTTCCCAATACGCCAAAGGATGATCGTCAATATGCCGCCAAGAGCCTGTATTTCGACGCTCTCGCCACTCAGAATCTAGAAGTGGCCCTCGAAAGTTCACGCATTTGGGCCCAACTTGAGCGTTCCTACGCGAGCAATCTTCAATACGCCTCCGCGCTTTGGAAGACCGGAGACCGGGATGAGTCCATCGAAGTCCTAACCCGCGCCGTTGAGTTGGCGAAACCGGATGAACGCGGTCAAGCTGAGTTCTATCTCGCCTATACCCTCCTGAAGCTGGATCGAAATGCTGAGGCTAAAAAGTGGTTCACCAAGATCGCTACCGACTCGAAAGTTCGAGACGACCGGTATCGGGCAGCCCTCCAACTCGCCTACCTCAACATCGCTGAGGGTAATATGGAAGCCGCCCGTCAGTGGCTCGACTCCGCGGCCATCGATGGCGAGAAAGACGAAAACTGGAAGAAACTTTACTCGCAAACCCTCATCCAAGGAGGAAACCCCGAAGCTACCCTCGCAGCCGTAGGTAACTTTTTCGATTCAGACCAAGCCTCCTTTCTCACCCTTCTCTCGTTTCAGTTCCTGCGCAATGGATACGAAGGTCTCGCCTACCACTACATTACCATGGCCGCGGACAAGTCCGGCCTCCCCGAGAACCGGGAAGCCGATTACTGGGCGAATCGCTCTTACATGGCCGAGAAGCAAGACAACTTTGAAGACGCTCTCGACTCCATCAACAAGGCCCTGGCCAGAGATCCATCTCGTGTCGATTGGAAGATTGTTCGAGTGCGCTCCCTCTTCATGCTCGGCCAGAGTGAACTCGCCCTCAAAGAGGCACGAATCCTCGAACAGGAAGTTGAGAAGCTCCCCCCCAGCCCCGAGAACACCCGGATCCTCAACGAAGCGATCGACCTTGCCGCCAACAGCCTTCTCGCCGAGAAAAAATACCGCGATGTGCTCAAAATAGCGGACCGCTTTCAGGACGTTTACACTGGCACCGGAATCTACCGAACCAAAGCCCTGGCTCAGTATTATCTTGAGGATTACGACGATGCCAACGATTCGTTTGAGGAGTATTTCCGTCTGGTCCCCGACCCATCCCCCGAAGCGCTGGTCGAATACGGATACCTTCAGGAAAAACGCAAGGAATGGGACCTCGCCACCGAGGCCTTTACCCAAGCCGTCCAACGCAATCCCTACGACCTTCGCTCTTGGGAAACCCTCACCTTCGTTCTCGTCAAAGCAGTCGAAAATTCCGAAGCCGTCAAGACGGCCAAAGAAACGATCTTCCTCAAAAGTGAGACCCTCCCCTCCGCAGAAGATAAAGAGCAGGGCGATATCGAGCAGTCGATTATCAACTACAAGACCCTCATCGCCGACATTGAGCGAACCTGGGGCTTTCAAGCGTTTGCCAACTACAACGAGTTTATCCCGGACGGGAACGACGTCTTTGTCACCCGCGATTCTGCCCTCCCCGCCGAGCTCGGAGCTCAGATCTCCTATCGCCCGCCAGTCATCGGCTTTCGTGACTATCGGACCTTCGACGTCTTCCTTCGGGTGATTGGCCAATTCGACGACAACTCAATCCGCCCCAATGAAGACACCTGGCAAGGAGGACTTGGAGCGGAGTGGAAGCCATTCAAAACCCTCAACTACGTCACATCCTTGGAGTATCTTTTCAAAATTGGAGACCAATCCCGAGACGGATGGCTCTGGCGCAACCGCGCCTCTTACACCTACGGCGACTACCCCCGAGAGAGCGAAATCTGGTGGCCCACCGTCGCCCTCTACGGAGAAGCCGCCTGGCTTTTCGACCGGGAATGGCAGGATCAAGAACTATCGCTCTACACGGAAGACCGCATCGGAATCTCCTGGAAACTGAAGAACAACATCAGTCTCACCTTCCCACAGGTTCAGGGAGCCGCCCGCTACCTCGTCGACGGATACACGGATCGCAGCTCCTACTACTATGGAGGATTCGGAGCCAACCTTCGCTATACGCAGGACCAAAATGATGACCAGACGAACGACTGGTACGTCGACTTTTATCTTCACTACGACTGGGGCCGCTTCCTGAATGCGGACGCCCAACCCACTGGCGACCGCTTCGATGGCTGGGCCGCAGGAATTCGATTCTACCGATGA